In a genomic window of Rhodothermia bacterium:
- a CDS encoding N-acetylmuramoyl-L-alanine amidase, protein MKNAIRFLLLWFWSPFVFGQELHEITDHLVSLKAPLQKSEATGTATLRESDWITPPFDVVFVQGILSDARTQGFVRFFDGVSWSKNEPLRLFLTGERGQFVATYQNPTPLHRVRMALEFSAPSNQPVYIQEAGVQFTAQMEERTLRYSEEQAATVSASGRLKAPTVIRRTEWNARPFGQTDPAGCPAPSPQPYYTYLTFHHTAGPKAITLAEGKSRMKSIQDFHMDGNKWCDIGYQFLMDTSGRVYQGRPWVNESKRIVDGPQLVIGAHVSGGNTGNIGISLMGCFHPAEANCSDVIAPAAMDSLVSYFSFMAETYKINPDNIRGHRDFNTTSCPGDNNYKLLSEIRTKVKNALITPNEQEKTLPETSVMEAIFPNPVAYRAKIRYYLKDAGQTELSLYDAQGRRVSVLSNDFRFGKTWYEEPILVSGLPNGTYFLVLTLRNGAQNLLRKTQPIVVSR, encoded by the coding sequence ATGAAAAACGCCATAAGATTTCTGCTTCTCTGGTTCTGGAGTCCTTTTGTATTTGGGCAAGAACTTCACGAGATCACCGACCACCTCGTGTCCCTTAAAGCACCACTTCAGAAAAGCGAAGCTACGGGTACGGCTACGTTGCGCGAAAGTGATTGGATTACGCCCCCATTTGATGTCGTATTCGTACAAGGTATCCTTTCAGATGCACGGACGCAGGGTTTTGTGCGCTTTTTCGACGGGGTTTCGTGGAGCAAAAACGAGCCGCTCCGGTTATTTTTAACGGGTGAGCGCGGGCAATTTGTAGCAACGTACCAAAACCCCACCCCTTTGCATCGGGTACGAATGGCGCTTGAATTTTCCGCGCCTTCCAACCAGCCTGTTTATATCCAAGAAGCCGGTGTGCAGTTTACGGCGCAAATGGAGGAACGCACCTTACGCTATTCGGAAGAGCAGGCCGCAACCGTTTCGGCGTCAGGGCGGCTTAAAGCCCCAACCGTCATCCGTCGAACGGAGTGGAATGCACGTCCATTTGGACAGACCGATCCAGCTGGCTGTCCGGCTCCCTCACCGCAACCTTATTACACCTATTTGACCTTCCATCATACCGCAGGGCCAAAGGCAATAACGCTTGCAGAGGGTAAGTCCCGCATGAAAAGCATTCAAGACTTCCATATGGACGGAAATAAATGGTGCGATATTGGGTATCAGTTCCTGATGGACACTTCTGGACGGGTATATCAAGGACGTCCTTGGGTAAATGAAAGCAAGCGAATAGTAGATGGGCCACAGTTGGTGATTGGTGCGCACGTTTCCGGCGGGAATACGGGCAATATTGGCATTTCTCTTATGGGCTGCTTCCATCCGGCAGAGGCAAATTGTAGCGATGTTATTGCGCCAGCTGCGATGGACTCGCTCGTAAGCTATTTTAGTTTTATGGCCGAGACCTACAAAATCAATCCAGATAATATTCGCGGGCATCGGGACTTTAATACCACCAGTTGTCCGGGAGACAACAATTATAAGTTGTTATCGGAGATACGTACTAAGGTGAAAAATGCCTTAATAACCCCAAATGAGCAGGAAAAAACCTTGCCAGAAACCTCCGTCATGGAAGCCATCTTCCCCAATCCCGTCGCCTATCGGGCAAAAATTCGGTATTATCTGAAGGATGCCGGTCAAACAGAACTTTCCCTTTACGATGCACAAGGGCGTAGGGTGTCTGTACTTTCAAATGATTTCCGGTTTGGTAAAACATGGTACGAAGAACCGATTCTGGTTTCTGGGTTGCCCAATGGCACCTATTTTTTGGTGCTTACGCTTCGTAATGGGGCACAAAACCTTCTCCGCAAAACCCAGCCAATTGTTGTTTCTCGCTAA
- a CDS encoding glycosyltransferase family 4 protein produces the protein MSDTPTVVFALTGDVRMNSRAVKQFRAILEMGFRIEAYTLGPPDAGHPFGEGFRLHVLPTPKGSGMHFFRRVHQVFSRAVVKTPATIYHASDLYVLPAMAKAARQHKAKLVFDSRELYPYVAATSKRPWITLFWHLLSWRYVPKADAVFTVSKSIAERLSMFYDIPEPPVLHNVPAFRKDILPNNQLRRAANVSDDKVLILHQGNMQQSRGCDLLIRAMEEVENAVLVFLGNGPLKKHLQNLVIRLGLDDKVRFLAPVPPDELLRMTAGADFGVTLLEDTCLNHRFALPNKLFEYLMVGLPVMASALPEIENVIKRFNVGQTVDPENSAALVATLQCMVDNEGARAEWRKNSPMVFQEYNWETAIQSLKETYQKLK, from the coding sequence ATGTCCGATACACCAACCGTGGTGTTTGCCCTCACCGGAGACGTAAGGATGAATTCCCGAGCCGTTAAGCAATTCCGTGCTATTTTGGAGATGGGATTTCGGATAGAAGCCTATACCCTTGGGCCACCAGATGCCGGGCATCCGTTTGGCGAGGGCTTTAGGTTACATGTTCTACCTACACCAAAAGGAAGTGGGATGCACTTCTTCCGTCGGGTGCATCAGGTATTTAGCCGTGCCGTCGTTAAGACGCCTGCTACCATCTACCATGCCAGCGATTTATATGTTTTGCCTGCCATGGCAAAGGCAGCACGTCAGCATAAAGCAAAACTTGTGTTCGACTCCCGCGAGTTGTATCCGTATGTGGCGGCAACCAGCAAACGCCCTTGGATCACCCTATTTTGGCATCTGTTGTCTTGGCGATATGTCCCCAAAGCGGATGCGGTTTTTACTGTGAGTAAGAGTATTGCAGAACGCCTTTCCATGTTTTATGACATTCCAGAGCCGCCCGTACTACACAATGTACCGGCTTTTAGGAAGGATATTTTGCCCAACAACCAGCTACGGAGAGCCGCCAATGTTTCCGATGACAAGGTACTGATCCTGCATCAAGGGAATATGCAGCAAAGTCGGGGATGCGACTTACTGATCCGTGCGATGGAAGAGGTGGAAAATGCCGTTTTGGTTTTTTTGGGGAATGGACCACTTAAAAAGCATTTACAGAACCTCGTCATTCGTCTTGGCTTAGACGATAAGGTGCGCTTTTTGGCTCCAGTTCCACCCGACGAACTGCTCAGGATGACCGCCGGTGCTGATTTTGGTGTTACTCTTTTGGAAGATACCTGCCTTAATCATCGGTTTGCGCTCCCCAATAAATTATTCGAGTACCTAATGGTAGGTCTTCCGGTTATGGCCAGTGCTTTGCCAGAGATTGAGAACGTCATCAAAAGGTTCAATGTAGGACAAACCGTAGATCCGGAGAACTCAGCGGCTTTGGTCGCAACCCTTCAGTGTATGGTTGACAATGAGGGCGCGCGTGCAGAATGGCGTAAAAACAGCCCAATGGTATTCCAAGAATACAACTGGGAAACGGCCATTCAGTCGCTAAAAGAAACGTATCAAAAACTGAAATAA
- a CDS encoding NAD-dependent epimerase/dehydratase family protein: protein MLMPIAFLTGGTGFVGSHLAETLLAQGYTVRCLVRKDLKWLKGLPIEPIVGGMDKLETLNAGCNGVDEVYHVAGLTRSKEWSAFLEANVHATTRLLEAVKQTAPNIRKVVITSSQAAAGPAEFPLTERAALNPISQYGKSKALMEEAVWPYFAHLPVTIIRPPSVYGPREADIFTFIQSVNRGIAPIVGKGNTPQINVVYVQDLVKGMIMAAQSHRTSGETYFLGNEDHSWHEIRDAVARALDKKVFTLHVPVPLITPLGALLETIGGWFGQYPPLNREKAKEAQHVWRLSIQKAKDHFGYNPTTSLAQGMSETINWYRTHHWL from the coding sequence TTTGGCACAAGGTTATACGGTGCGGTGCTTGGTTCGTAAAGACTTGAAGTGGTTAAAGGGACTGCCGATCGAACCCATCGTCGGCGGCATGGACAAACTCGAAACCTTGAATGCCGGCTGCAACGGGGTTGACGAGGTGTATCATGTGGCGGGCTTAACCCGATCTAAGGAATGGTCGGCGTTTTTAGAAGCCAATGTCCATGCGACGACGCGCCTATTAGAAGCGGTTAAACAAACCGCACCAAACATCCGGAAAGTGGTCATTACCAGTAGTCAAGCCGCTGCCGGCCCGGCAGAGTTCCCGCTCACCGAACGTGCCGCTCTGAATCCGATAAGCCAATATGGCAAAAGCAAAGCCCTCATGGAAGAGGCTGTTTGGCCATATTTTGCACACTTACCCGTTACCATCATTCGGCCACCCTCGGTGTATGGCCCGCGAGAAGCCGATATTTTCACCTTTATCCAATCAGTAAACCGAGGGATTGCGCCCATTGTAGGCAAGGGAAACACCCCCCAAATCAATGTAGTATATGTGCAAGATTTGGTAAAAGGGATGATAATGGCGGCACAATCTCACCGAACTTCAGGAGAAACCTATTTTTTGGGAAACGAAGACCATAGTTGGCACGAAATTCGGGATGCCGTTGCGCGTGCTTTAGACAAAAAAGTTTTTACACTTCATGTTCCAGTCCCTTTGATTACACCTTTGGGTGCATTATTAGAAACCATTGGTGGGTGGTTTGGGCAATACCCACCACTTAATCGTGAAAAAGCGAAGGAGGCCCAACATGTTTGGCGGTTGTCCATCCAAAAAGCAAAAGACCACTTTGGCTACAACCCCACGACCTCCCTCGCGCAAGGGATGTCGGAAACCATAAACTGGTACCGGACGCATCACTGGTTATAA